The Halotia branconii CENA392 region AGGGACAGAACAACGGCTAATTATCTTTTCTCTCTGCCCCTCTGCTGTATAAGAGGTGAGGATAACCCGGAAGTTTTTACCCCAAGAAAGAGTAAAGAGTTAAATTAAACTTATAACTAATAACTCATAATCCATATAACAACTAATACCGCTAGGTGCAATGGTTTTTAATTGGTTCCGTCGTCAACACAACGATTCTTCTAACACCCCCTCTGAAAAAACACAACAAGAAACTCCTTTAGCAAAAGAACCCCAACCAGAACCAGCCGAAACGGCAAACCCAACAACAGAAACTGCACAAGATTCAAGTACAGATTTGTTGGCGTTTGCTAAAGCTGCTTATAAAAATATCCAGCAAAAACAACAATCTCCAGAAGTTGCAACGCCACCTAACTCAGAAATTGCCTCATCACCAATACCAAAAACCGAGGCGATAGAAACCGCACAACCACCAGAAGCAGTTTCTACCGTAGCTGAAGCCAATGAAACAGCACAATCTCCAGAGATAGCTGCAACTGTTGCTGAAACCACTGAGGAAGTAGCAGAAATTACTGAGAAACAGTCTGTATCTACTGCTGGGGTTGATTCGGTTACAGAAATTACTGAGGAACAGCTTGTATCTACCTCAGAGGTTGAATCGGTGGCAGAAACTACTGAGGAGCCAGTAACACTTAATCCAGAACTAATAGTAGAAGAAACCGAATCACCAAAAGCAACACCAGTAAATTTATCTTTTTTAGAAAGAGCCGCAGCAGAACGGCAAGCAAAGCAAGAACGACTAATAGCTAGTGCGATTGAAGTACCAGAACCAGAAGTATTAACACCTGCTGTAGCATCGACAACTACCACATCAGAAACAGCAGAGGTACTACCTGAACTGGCTTTTGATGAAGGATTTATGTGGTCAACAGAAGTTTTGGCAGCCCAAGGTAGGCGACCAGAAGATGTTTCTATTGAAGAGATTACTTGGTTGAAGAAGTTACGGCAAGGGTTAGATAAAACCCGTCGTAACATTCTCAATCAATTGAAGGCGATCGTTGGGCAAGGGCCGTTAAACCAAGCGGCGGTGGCAGAAATCGAGGCTGCACTTTTGCAAGCTGATGTGGGTGTAGAAGCAACAGATTACATTATTAGCGAATTACAGAAAAAACTACGAGCAGAAGTTACTGCACCAGAAGAAGCGATCGCTTTCCTCAAAGAAATATTGCGGGATATGTTAGATCAGCCGCTGAAGGAATCCCACAAATCTAGCTTTGCTCCAGACAAAGAAACTCTGAATATTTGGTTAATTACTGGGGTTAATGGCGCTGGTAAAACCACTACGATCGGCAAAATCTCTCACTTAGCCCAAAAATCGGGCTATAAATGCCTAATTGGGGCAGCAGACACATTCCGGGCTGCTGCTGTAGAACAGGTGAAGGTTTGGGGTACTAGAAGCGGCGTAGAAGTAATTTCTAATCCTGGGAAGAATACAGATCCGGCTGCTGTGGTGTTCGATGCGATCGCCGCTGCCCAAGCACGAGAAACTGAGTTACTTTTGGTAGATACTGCTGGGCGACTGCAAAACAAGAAAAATTTAATGGACGAACTCAGCAAAATTCGCCGGATTATCGATAAAAAAGCCCCTAAGGCCAAAATCGAATCTCTGTTGGTTTTAGATGCTACTCTGGGTCAAAATGGCTTGCGGCAAGCTGAAGTTTTCTCCCAAGCGGCTCAACTTAGCGGTGTAGTGTTAACCAAACTGGATGGTACTGCCAAAGGAGGAGTTGCTCTGGCCGTTGTGCAGCAACTCGGTTTACCCATTCGCTTTATTGGGGCTGGCGAAGGAATTGAAGATTTACGTCCTTTTTCTAGCTACGAGTTTGTCGAAGCTCTATTGAGTGGTTAATTTCAAATTTTTCAGTTAAGCTCTTTTCTGAGAAAACCAAATTATTTTAGGACTTAGTACTCTGGTATTGTCATTGCGATTAACTAGAAATACAATACTGGCAAAAACCTAAGTCCTAAAACTGTTAGTTTGCTATCAAGTATGGTAAATTCTGCTAAAACCTTACTTTAACGCTGTTGTTCTGGGAGCATCTTATCCGTTTATGGCAAATCGCCCTGACAAAATTACCTGCAAATATTCTCTAGCGGTAAATTAAAAGTCGTAAATATAACACTCTAATTACAATGACTAGTTGAATTTTAAAGTTAAAAATTTTGGGTAATGGTCTTTCTTAACCAAATGTCACTAGCTTTATATAGCAGTTCTCAATTACATG contains the following coding sequences:
- the ftsY gene encoding signal recognition particle-docking protein FtsY is translated as MVFNWFRRQHNDSSNTPSEKTQQETPLAKEPQPEPAETANPTTETAQDSSTDLLAFAKAAYKNIQQKQQSPEVATPPNSEIASSPIPKTEAIETAQPPEAVSTVAEANETAQSPEIAATVAETTEEVAEITEKQSVSTAGVDSVTEITEEQLVSTSEVESVAETTEEPVTLNPELIVEETESPKATPVNLSFLERAAAERQAKQERLIASAIEVPEPEVLTPAVASTTTTSETAEVLPELAFDEGFMWSTEVLAAQGRRPEDVSIEEITWLKKLRQGLDKTRRNILNQLKAIVGQGPLNQAAVAEIEAALLQADVGVEATDYIISELQKKLRAEVTAPEEAIAFLKEILRDMLDQPLKESHKSSFAPDKETLNIWLITGVNGAGKTTTIGKISHLAQKSGYKCLIGAADTFRAAAVEQVKVWGTRSGVEVISNPGKNTDPAAVVFDAIAAAQARETELLLVDTAGRLQNKKNLMDELSKIRRIIDKKAPKAKIESLLVLDATLGQNGLRQAEVFSQAAQLSGVVLTKLDGTAKGGVALAVVQQLGLPIRFIGAGEGIEDLRPFSSYEFVEALLSG